From a single Bacillus sp. NEB1478 genomic region:
- a CDS encoding cell wall hydrolase codes for MAVIKATNKDVSLLARLIRAEAEGEGDLGMLLVGNTGVNRIRGNCLDFKNIRTMQQMVFQKPGGFEATIKGYFYQGARENERRLARKVINGQRFNPARNALWFFDPSGACPPKWYNQPHSGSFKAHCFYQPKQSDCPSVFSTF; via the coding sequence TTGGCAGTCATTAAAGCTACAAATAAAGATGTCAGCCTGCTTGCCCGATTAATAAGGGCTGAAGCGGAAGGAGAAGGAGACCTAGGGATGCTTCTCGTTGGAAATACAGGTGTTAACCGGATCCGCGGCAACTGTCTTGATTTCAAAAATATCCGGACGATGCAGCAGATGGTCTTTCAGAAACCTGGAGGATTTGAAGCCACCATTAAAGGTTATTTTTATCAAGGTGCTCGTGAGAATGAGAGAAGATTAGCAAGAAAAGTCATTAACGGTCAGCGTTTTAATCCCGCTCGCAATGCCTTATGGTTTTTTGATCCGAGCGGTGCATGTCCACCCAAATGGTACAATCAGCCGCATTCTGGAAGCTTTAAAGCTCACTGTTTTTATCAGCCGAAACAAAGTGATTGTCCTTCCGTTTTTAGTACCTTTTAA
- the hemQ gene encoding hydrogen peroxide-dependent heme synthase, with protein sequence MSEAAITLEGWYCLHDFRTMDWAAWKTLSSDAREYAINEFLTFLEKWENVEANKAGSHALYSIVGQKADFMMMLLRPTMEELNEIENAFNKTAFAQYTVKAHSYVSVVELSTYNPQNESGEMDPMIKARLFPELPKWNHVCFYPMDKRRDGDDNWYMLSMEERKKMMYSHGMIGRGYAGKVKQIITGSVGFDDWEWGVTLFANDVLQFKKLVYEMRFDEVSARYGEFGSFFVGNILKKEAVPSFLQV encoded by the coding sequence ATGAGTGAAGCAGCGATTACATTAGAAGGCTGGTATTGCCTGCACGATTTCCGTACGATGGATTGGGCCGCTTGGAAAACGCTTTCGAGTGATGCAAGAGAATATGCAATCAATGAGTTTTTAACTTTTCTTGAAAAATGGGAAAATGTAGAGGCAAACAAAGCTGGAAGTCATGCACTATACAGCATTGTCGGCCAAAAAGCTGATTTTATGATGATGCTTTTGCGTCCTACGATGGAAGAATTGAACGAAATCGAGAATGCATTCAACAAAACTGCTTTTGCACAATATACAGTAAAAGCTCATTCTTACGTTTCTGTAGTTGAACTAAGCACATACAATCCGCAAAATGAGAGCGGCGAAATGGATCCGATGATTAAAGCTCGTCTGTTCCCTGAACTGCCAAAGTGGAACCATGTTTGTTTCTATCCGATGGACAAGCGCCGTGACGGTGACGACAACTGGTATATGCTCTCGATGGAAGAACGCAAAAAGATGATGTACTCTCACGGTATGATCGGCCGCGGCTATGCAGGGAAAGTGAAGCAGATCATCACAGGATCAGTCGGCTTCGACGACTGGGAATGGGGCGTAACATTATTCGCGAACGATGTGCTTCAATTTAAAAAATTAGTTTACGAAATGCGCTTTGATGAAGTAAGTGCACGCTACGGCGAATTCGGATCTTTCTTCGTTGGGAACATCCTGAAAAAAGAAGCAGTGCCATCTTTCTTACAAGTGTAA
- a CDS encoding sporulation protein, producing MMSFVNRMLASVGIGAAKVDTILEKDTYSPGEKITGTIKIEGGKVDQNIDHISLYVMTEFYREVDDKKIRDTAAIAKENVASSLTVKAGSSQEIPFSLTLPYDTPYTLGATPVWIKTGLDIQMAVDPTDNDQIRVHPDAETSAIFESIEQLGFRLRKAYCGSAPRYMRRRLPFLQEFEYVPTSGAYAGRLDELEVILVPQNDSIELFLEIDKRGKGLFGMLEEAMDMDERKVRMTLTRDELRNTAHVRNKIEQTLRTFS from the coding sequence ATGATGTCGTTTGTAAACCGCATGTTAGCAAGTGTAGGAATTGGAGCAGCAAAAGTGGATACGATTTTAGAAAAAGATACGTACTCACCTGGTGAAAAAATTACCGGAACCATAAAGATTGAAGGCGGAAAAGTCGACCAAAACATCGATCACATTTCTTTGTATGTCATGACTGAATTTTATCGGGAAGTTGATGACAAAAAAATTCGTGATACCGCAGCGATCGCTAAAGAGAATGTAGCTTCCTCTCTCACTGTAAAAGCTGGCAGCTCTCAGGAAATCCCGTTTTCCCTAACGCTGCCTTATGATACACCCTATACACTGGGGGCTACTCCTGTTTGGATTAAGACCGGACTCGATATTCAAATGGCAGTTGACCCAACAGACAATGATCAGATTCGTGTACACCCTGACGCAGAAACATCTGCTATTTTTGAATCGATCGAACAGCTTGGGTTCCGTCTTCGCAAAGCATATTGCGGATCTGCACCAAGATACATGCGCCGCAGACTTCCGTTTTTGCAGGAGTTTGAGTACGTACCAACATCAGGTGCTTATGCAGGCAGACTCGATGAACTCGAAGTCATTTTAGTTCCACAGAACGATAGCATCGAACTATTCCTGGAGATCGACAAGCGCGGAAAAGGGTTGTTCGGCATGCTGGAAGAAGCGATGGATATGGACGAAAGAAAAGTCCGAATGACACTGACACGCGACGAACTTCGAAACACAGCGCATGTCCGCAATAAAATTGAGCAAACTCTCCGAACGTTCAGCTAA
- the pta gene encoding phosphate acetyltransferase → MSDLFIDLKNKVQQQNPTIVFPEGTDERILEATSRLAAEKILKPILIGNKEEVTAKANSTGVSLDGVEVINPSEYTEFDALVEALVERRKGKTTEEQARKVLLDGNYFGTMLVYTGKAQGLVSGAAHSTADTVRPALQIIKTKEGVKKTSGAFIMVRGDEKYVFADCAINIAPSAQDLAESAMVSAETARVFGIDPKVALLSFSTKGSAVSPETEKVVEALEVLKGMNPDFVFDGELQFDAAFVPSVASKKAPESPLKGEANVFIFPSLETGNIGYKMVQRLGGFEAIGPILQGLNMPVNDLSRGCNAEDVYKLALITAMQAL, encoded by the coding sequence ATGAGCGATTTATTTATAGATTTGAAAAATAAAGTTCAGCAGCAAAACCCGACGATCGTTTTTCCAGAAGGTACAGATGAAAGAATTCTAGAGGCAACTAGCCGTCTGGCAGCAGAAAAAATCTTAAAGCCGATTCTAATCGGAAACAAAGAAGAGGTTACGGCAAAAGCCAATTCAACTGGTGTTTCTCTTGATGGAGTTGAAGTGATCAACCCATCAGAGTATACGGAGTTTGATGCTTTAGTTGAGGCACTTGTCGAGCGACGTAAAGGAAAGACAACGGAAGAACAAGCGCGCAAAGTATTGCTTGATGGCAACTATTTCGGAACGATGCTAGTTTATACAGGAAAAGCACAGGGACTTGTGAGTGGTGCGGCTCATTCAACAGCTGATACCGTTCGTCCTGCACTTCAGATTATTAAAACAAAAGAAGGCGTGAAAAAAACGTCTGGTGCGTTCATAATGGTTCGCGGCGATGAAAAATATGTGTTCGCAGATTGCGCGATCAATATTGCACCGTCAGCTCAAGATCTCGCAGAATCTGCTATGGTGAGTGCGGAAACGGCCCGTGTTTTTGGAATCGATCCAAAAGTAGCATTGCTTTCGTTCTCGACTAAAGGATCTGCTGTATCTCCTGAGACAGAAAAAGTTGTAGAAGCACTTGAAGTATTAAAAGGAATGAATCCTGACTTTGTGTTTGATGGCGAACTTCAATTCGACGCAGCGTTCGTGCCGTCGGTTGCTAGCAAAAAAGCACCTGAGTCTCCTTTAAAAGGAGAGGCGAACGTGTTTATCTTCCCGAGCTTAGAAACAGGGAACATCGGCTACAAGATGGTTCAGCGCCTTGGCGGATTTGAAGCGATCGGACCGATCCTCCAAGGATTGAACATGCCTGTAAACGACTTATCACGCGGATGTAACGCTGAAGATGTTTATAAACTAGCGCTGATTACAGCAATGCAAGCACTATAA